Proteins encoded by one window of Cryptococcus gattii WM276 chromosome K, complete sequence:
- a CDS encoding Protein kinase kin1, putative (Similar to TIGR gene model, INSD accession AAW46354.1): MTSFNPAPAQLQAAQDHTYGSMPTPTYMGMVDTGAQWDYVGGRGSSRSREPSASPHRAAAESGIPRSSTHAASASASSSYAPVAGASGQASSAPHEPTIREEATAVVDRSMRAHQQANGSSSGNGNTQLKKSKVRMVGDWQLNKTLGAGSMGKVKLATNIVTKEKCAVKIIPRYTEANRKGETAKTPEEIEKQRLKDESKEIRTIREAHISLLLHHPYICGMREFISHQNHHYMVFEFIDGGQMLDYIISHGRLRERAARKFARQIGSALNYCHQNSIVHRDLKIENILISKNGNIKLIDFGLSNLYSPSRHLSTFCGSLYFAAPELLNAKPYTGPEVDVWSFGIVIYVLVCGKVPFDDQSMPALHAKIKRGLVEYPSWLSAEVKSLLSRMLVTNPAERATLAEVLNHPFMTKGYDGPPDSFLIRREVLRADEIDMNVVEAMEGFTFGDANTIYHNLHSILTSEDYLHCVATFEAHREKSRTSSPGVSTSDPCDSPKKKRFSGFDLKKRLFKEEKKVEEAPFKEKVRDPTKGYEPLISIYYLAREKIEREKVFGPGFFASSQLSLDTFNASQGYGMAVPNLPPPASTHVMGHDSSRGPDFASEPRPRSDDVPNPIMAHPSADREQSKLTDIPSAVHRRQPSLSQPPLPSSLPAAVERSADEGLTKKFSMLGRGPRPPSAAGPSRSASTKRESVTASPSIPLQEHRRATTIVHNDKSKHERRVSVGSLTNSVSRASGLVRRASQRDRPAATPPDSRWLNAPAEADEYHQVETSVRPSTPHEPEPDTANEPQSYDDVKPSYLKGIFSVSTTSTKPANVLIRDIAMVLDRIGIKHRPIKGGFECVHMPSIDLASVVNGDEASTSLSNVPSHASAARRKPSLRRKGSKVNLNGASSNGVGSRGTSPAPHRVLTGNSSGTVSGGEVAHLSAPPSKNRHHAGTVEEDEVDAWALAQSGGAGSSLIVRFEIFVVKVPVLPLHGIQFRRVGGDGWQYQMLAKAILREMRL, encoded by the exons ATGACTTCCTTTAATCCTGCTCCTGCGCAGCTACAAGCTGCTCAAGATCATACCTATGGAAGTATGCCTACGCCTACTTATATGGGAATGGTTGATACTGGCGCGCAGTGGGACTACGTTGGGGGCAGAGGAAGCAGCAGAAG TCGAGAACCATCCGCTTCTCCTCACCGAGCGGCAGCGGAATCTGGCATTCCTCGAAGTTCCACCCATGCAGCTAGCGCTTCTGCGAGTTCATCCTACGCTCCGGTCGCCGGGGCATCCGGTCAAGCATCTTCTGCTCCTCATGAACCAACGATAAGAGAAGAAGCTACTGCAGTTGTTGACAGAAGCATGCGGGCTCATCAGCAAGCCAACGGATCAAGTAGTGGAAACGGGAACACCCAACTGAAAAAGTCTAAGGTCAGGATGGTGGGAGATTGGCAGTTGAACAAGACCCTTGGAGCGGGAAGTATGGGTAAAGTGAAGCTGGCGACTAACATTGTGACAAAAGAGAAG TGTGCTGTAAAAATTATTCCCCGGTATACAGAGGCGAACAGGAAGGGGGAAACAGCAAAAACGCCAGAAGAAATCGAAAAGCAGCGGTTAAAGGACGAATCCAAGGAGATTCGAACGATTCGGGAAGCACacatctccctcctcctccatcatccaTATATCTGCGGCATGCGGGAATTCATCTCCCATCAGAACCACCATTACATGGTATTTGAGTTCATCGACGGCGGCCAGATGCTAGATTATATTATTTCTCATGGTCGACTTCGAGAACGTGCGGCCAGAAAATTTGCTAGACAAATTGGATCAGCACTCAACTACTGTCATCAAAACTCTATTGTTCATCGAGACCTAAAAATCGAAAATATTTTGATATCAAAGAACGGAAACATCAAGCTTATCGACTTCGGCCTTTCCAACCTGTATTCTCCGTCACGTCACCTCTCAACATTTTGCGGTTCATTGTATTTTGCCGCGCCAGAGTTACTGAACGCGAAACCCTACACGGGTCCGGAAGTTGACGTCTGGTCATTCGGTATCGTCATCTACGTCTTGGTGTGCGGAAAGGTACCATTCGATGATCAGTCAATGCCGGCTTTGCACGCAAAAATCAAACGTGGTCTTGTAGAATATCCGAGCTGGTTGAGTGCCGAGGTTAAATCTCTGCTGAGCCGTATGTTGGTTACCAATCCTGCAGAAAGAGCGACTTTGGCAGAAGTGCTCAACCATCCGTTCATGACGAAGGGTTATGACGGTCCTCCCGACTCTTTTCTCATCCGACGAGAAGTGCTCCGCGCGGACGAGATTGATATGAACGTCGTTGAAGCAATGGAAGGCTTCACTTTTGGTGATGCCAACACCATCTACCATAACCTTCATAGCATTCTCACTTCTGAAGACTACCTTCACTGTGTTGCAACTTTTGAAGCCCATCGGGAGAAGTCACGCACTTCTAGTCCTGGTGTTTCAACGAGCGATCCTTGTGACTCaccgaagaagaagaggttcAGCGGCTTTGACCTAAAGAAGAGGTTATTcaaagaggagaagaaggtcgAAGAAGCACCATTCAAGGAAAAAGTTAGAGATCCGACCAAGGGCTATGAACCGCTCATCTCAATCTATTATTTGGCGAGGGAAAAGATAGAAAGAGAAAAGGTGTTTGGTCCTGGTTTCTTCGCCTCATCACAATTGTCCTTGGACACCTTTAATGCTAGTCAAGGCTATGGTATGGCAGTTCCCAACCTCCCACCACCCGCGTCAACACATGTCATGGGCCATGATTCTTCAAGAGGTCCCGACTTTGCTTCTGAACCTCGGCCACGGTCCGACGATGTCCCCAACCCCATCATGGCCCACCCTTCAGCAGATCGAGAACAATCCAAGCTCACCGACATTCCTTCAGCCGTTCACCGCCGACAACCTTCGCTCAGCCAACCACCGTTACCCAGCAGTTTGCCGGCTGCGGTAGAAAGGTCTGCCGATGAGGGTTTGACGAAAAAGTTCAGTATGCTTGGGCGTGGGCCTCGACCGCCATCTGCCGCTGGACCGTCACGCTCAGCCTCTACCAAACGTGAGAGCGTGACTGCTTCGCCTTCTATACCTCTACAAGAGCACCGACGTGCGACTACTATCGTTCACAATGATAAATCGAAACACGAAAGACGGGTATCGGTCGGCAGCTTGACTAACTCTGTCAGCAGGGCAAGCGGCTTGGTAAGGCGTGCATCCCAGCGCGATCGACCTGCTGCGACTCCTCCCGATTCTCGATGGTTGAACGCACCAGCAGAAGCAGATGAATATCACCAGGTCGAGACCTCCGTTCGGCCATCTACTCCCCACGAGCCTGAGCCGGATACCGCCAACGAACCTCAAAGCTATGATGATGTCAAACCAAGTTATCTCAAGGGGATCTTCTCTGTCTCCACCACTTCTACCAAACCCGCCAACGTGCTTATCCGAGATATCGCCATGGTGTTGGATAGGATAGGTATCAAGCACCGTCCTATCAAGGGTGGTTTTGAATGCGTCCATATGCCAAGTATAGACCTTGCGAGTGTGGTGAATGGTGACGAGGCGAGTACTAGTTTATCAAACGTCCCCTCTCACGCTTCTGCTGCGAGGCGGAAACCGAGCTTGAGACGAAAAGGCAGTAAGGTCAATTTAAATGGGGCGAGTAGCAATGGTGTTGGCAGTAGGGGAACGAGTCCGGCACCGCATAGAGTCCTGACTGGCAATTCTAGCGGTACAGTCAGCGGGGGCGAAGTAGCTCACTTGTCAGCACCGCCGAGCAAGAACCGACATCATGCCGGGACCgtggaggaagatgaggtgGATGCGTGGGCTTTGGCCCAAAGTGGAGGGGCTGGTAGCAGTTTAATTGTCCGATTCGAGATTTTTGTGGTCAAG GTCCCTGTTCTTCCACTGCACGGAATACAGTTCAGAAGAGTGGGAGGTGATGGATGGCAGTACCAAATGCTGGCCAAGGCAATCCTTCGCGAAATGAGATTATAG